A stretch of Paludisphaera borealis DNA encodes these proteins:
- a CDS encoding prepilin-type N-terminal cleavage/methylation domain-containing protein, with amino-acid sequence MRPAATTRPRPSTGGRHGRTGFTLIELLVVMLIILLVSAVALPVIIPALSHREVSEAARILQGALVGARDAAVHANAPRGIRLLPDPNFVTFVTDSTLPNYGQLDPARILAANRIVAIEPAPDYTEGRVNVRPTSNFLNVPLANGPPLSLLYPGEGGGSWPFFPAQTTLPPAVPVLVVEEALSDHDFGYLGNPSLIPRNNPTSWFWNVRVGDKIQIGNSGTRYTVVGPMSVGPAGGNAELFVNIGLPGQAPLAGQSGVPLLYPNQPNTIPHEFLFVVNGYDDNGNGAIDEGWDGLDNNLDGFVDNIAASTPPPYSEWETERWLGSLGNVNGGGASLNLPYTISRRPTPSANARETSLPASVVVDLTTWADASPERSRLPVNRFTGAIDIMVSPQGEVLPNSIFSAPSSFSLADSYFHFWLAERTDLYATSDFKITGSASANADGTPQLPPFLPVPAGFNPNSTMYLKGENRLLTLFTRNGQIAVNEISDFDTVPGDYNTANSGVPNYNPSFPLIKAQQGVRGGQ; translated from the coding sequence ATGAGGCCCGCAGCAACGACACGGCCGCGCCCCTCGACGGGCGGTCGCCACGGACGAACCGGGTTTACGCTGATCGAGCTGCTGGTGGTGATGCTCATCATCCTCCTCGTCAGCGCGGTGGCCCTGCCGGTGATCATCCCCGCGCTCAGCCATCGCGAGGTCAGCGAGGCCGCGCGGATTCTCCAGGGCGCCCTCGTCGGGGCCCGCGACGCCGCCGTCCACGCCAACGCGCCGCGGGGCATCCGCCTGCTCCCCGACCCGAACTTCGTCACCTTCGTCACCGACTCGACTTTGCCCAACTACGGACAACTGGACCCCGCGAGGATCCTCGCCGCCAACCGGATCGTGGCGATCGAGCCGGCGCCCGATTACACGGAGGGGAGGGTCAACGTCCGGCCTACGTCCAATTTCCTAAATGTGCCATTGGCCAACGGCCCGCCGCTCAGCCTCCTTTACCCGGGCGAGGGCGGGGGGAGCTGGCCCTTTTTTCCCGCCCAGACCACTCTGCCCCCTGCGGTTCCCGTGCTCGTCGTCGAAGAAGCCCTCTCCGATCACGATTTCGGCTATCTCGGCAATCCCAGCTTGATTCCGCGCAACAATCCGACGTCCTGGTTCTGGAACGTGCGAGTCGGCGACAAGATCCAGATCGGCAACTCCGGGACGCGTTACACCGTCGTGGGGCCCATGAGCGTCGGGCCTGCCGGCGGCAACGCTGAACTATTCGTCAACATCGGGTTGCCGGGACAGGCACCGCTTGCGGGACAGTCGGGAGTGCCGCTGCTGTATCCCAACCAGCCCAACACCATCCCCCACGAGTTCCTCTTCGTCGTCAACGGCTATGACGACAACGGTAACGGGGCCATTGACGAGGGCTGGGACGGGCTCGACAACAACCTCGACGGGTTCGTCGACAACATCGCCGCGTCGACGCCTCCGCCGTACAGCGAATGGGAGACGGAGCGCTGGCTTGGCAGCCTGGGCAACGTGAACGGCGGCGGCGCGAGCTTGAATCTCCCTTACACCATCAGCCGGCGTCCCACGCCGTCGGCGAATGCTCGCGAGACGTCGCTGCCGGCGAGCGTCGTCGTCGACCTGACGACCTGGGCGGACGCCAGCCCGGAGCGGTCGCGGCTGCCGGTGAATCGGTTCACCGGCGCCATCGACATCATGGTCTCGCCCCAGGGCGAGGTCCTGCCGAACAGCATCTTTTCGGCGCCGTCGAGCTTCTCGCTGGCCGACTCCTACTTCCACTTCTGGCTGGCCGAGCGCACGGATCTCTACGCGACTTCGGATTTCAAGATCACCGGCTCCGCATCCGCGAACGCCGACGGCACGCCTCAGCTCCCCCCGTTCCTGCCGGTGCCTGCGGGGTTCAATCCGAACTCGACCATGTACTTGAAGGGGGAGAACCGCCTGCTCACCCTTTTCACCCGCAACGGTCAGATCGCCGTCAACGAGATCAGCGACTTTGATACGGTCCCGGGCGACTACAACACCGCCAACAGCGGCGTCCCCAATTACAACCCGAGCTTTCCGCTCATCAAGGCGCAGCAAGGCGTGCGAGGTGGTCAATGA
- a CDS encoding type IV pilus modification PilV family protein, giving the protein MTMRRAVEVRSTRRGITLTEILIAIMILGIGLVSLATLFPIGLLRLREAQRYSRTAFLSQSVGADLTSRGLLSKTRFLNPNLCPWYSAFYYPTYGGFDPWIQDTPTPLSTVSDWSGNATPANAGAYRGTGGMGAKYANNQVTVNGLSAIPGPGLPVAYDPLWWYQQGIVPDPSNGVEFRFGDGTSLGLSDSSGGDSASLPSVCGLQRLTDLTQTTYDPILKTYLYSDYNANMILSTFVSPEDVLWQETEGVYQDYQNPTAPVSPLSTPSPVIPDLVNNNPAFVDKDGNHDLAMANGVAVTNDWRYTCMFVGQQSDSYNGRIFDGDVVVFENRPFGLETLNNTLTGTSTTHVAGERVVQAVFGYGTNLVQVGTMNDGNNTVVGVPLGSNNAILLLWPSGTPDLEIKTGSWVADVTYERRQLVAQSRFQYAGSPPPPPAQRCFWYQIQRVTAPADTAGTPYATFGNGRYALVYTNTNLRAKTLWDVTNMVPYHVNAALVSPFVIGVAPRTIVVP; this is encoded by the coding sequence ATGACGATGCGGCGCGCGGTTGAAGTCCGATCGACGCGGCGGGGCATCACCCTGACCGAGATCCTGATCGCCATCATGATCCTCGGGATCGGCCTGGTCTCGCTGGCGACGCTGTTCCCGATCGGCCTGCTCCGGCTTCGCGAAGCGCAGCGGTACAGCCGGACCGCGTTCCTCTCCCAGTCGGTCGGCGCCGACCTGACGTCGCGCGGGCTTTTGAGCAAGACGCGGTTCCTCAACCCCAACCTTTGCCCCTGGTATTCGGCGTTCTACTACCCCACGTACGGCGGCTTCGACCCCTGGATCCAGGACACGCCGACCCCGTTGTCGACTGTCTCCGACTGGTCGGGCAACGCCACGCCCGCCAACGCGGGGGCCTACCGGGGAACCGGGGGCATGGGGGCCAAATACGCCAACAACCAGGTCACGGTCAACGGCCTGAGCGCCATCCCGGGGCCGGGCCTTCCGGTCGCCTACGACCCGCTCTGGTGGTATCAGCAGGGAATCGTGCCCGACCCGAGCAACGGCGTCGAGTTCCGGTTCGGCGACGGCACCTCGCTGGGCCTGTCCGACAGTAGCGGCGGGGACAGCGCCAGCCTGCCCAGCGTGTGCGGCTTGCAACGGCTGACGGACCTCACCCAGACGACCTATGACCCCATCCTGAAGACCTACCTGTACTCCGACTACAATGCCAACATGATCCTGTCGACGTTCGTCTCGCCGGAGGACGTGCTGTGGCAGGAGACCGAGGGGGTCTACCAGGACTACCAGAACCCCACGGCGCCCGTCTCCCCCCTGTCGACGCCGAGCCCGGTGATCCCCGACCTCGTGAACAACAACCCCGCCTTCGTCGACAAGGACGGGAACCACGATCTCGCGATGGCGAACGGCGTCGCCGTCACCAACGACTGGCGCTATACCTGCATGTTCGTCGGCCAGCAGTCGGACAGCTACAACGGCCGGATCTTCGACGGCGACGTGGTGGTCTTCGAGAACCGTCCGTTCGGCCTCGAAACATTGAACAACACGCTGACGGGCACGAGCACCACCCACGTCGCTGGCGAGCGAGTAGTCCAGGCGGTTTTCGGCTACGGGACGAACCTGGTCCAGGTGGGGACGATGAACGACGGCAACAACACGGTCGTCGGCGTGCCCTTGGGCTCGAACAACGCGATTCTGCTGCTCTGGCCTTCGGGCACGCCCGACCTCGAGATCAAGACGGGCTCGTGGGTCGCCGACGTCACGTACGAGCGGCGGCAACTCGTCGCTCAGTCCCGGTTTCAATACGCCGGCAGCCCGCCGCCGCCGCCGGCCCAGCGCTGCTTCTGGTATCAGATCCAGCGGGTGACGGCCCCCGCCGACACCGCCGGCACGCCGTACGCGACGTTCGGCAATGGCCGGTACGCCCTGGTTTACACGAACACGAATCTTCGCGCCAAGACGCTCTGGGACGTTACCAACATGGTGCCCTACCACGTCAACGCGGCGCTGGTCTCGCCGTTCGTGATCGGCGTCGCGCCTCGTACCATCGTGGTGCCTTGA
- a CDS encoding prepilin-type N-terminal cleavage/methylation domain-containing protein, with protein MKPTAVDPRRLRPSRRGITLVEMLVTVAVLVLLMTILVQIFQAATGSLSSAQSYQELDNSLRRLDAMVRSDLNGVTARLTPPLNPKDGLGYLEYGENAFADIQGEDSDDYIRFTAKAPAGRPFRGRVLLKPPVNSSTAPVDDPSNLTSAQLSLYTNNQPILITSDFAEIIYFLRNGNLYRRVLLIAPERQSSIVQMTGNTMLKAQTGWAKNVVFTPGAFGGNAQVSWQGVNDLSARPGSSGPIGGAFSHIVLNSLGDLTNRENRAFSPRFSDDYINNATLAAGPDGIADDSNEDGVPDFYPTLYTDSTGAFTTALAPLKLIFAPNYAMPTGGHFSSMAFPYIFPGAYTQPETDSSFPKVGWIHSPTPDQNINRFSNGSASALLYLQRLNHNPLDLGDNLYRPVAAEGTFQTWWGFPTSRETLSFGWLDPTWQLNLNSGAQAPGLNPRAPTNLNGGMLKVVDDVELLPPMTGMMAALPTPVPVRLNPQLYSDDFGTASVITTNYGTVDAAGTISLWPYVGEDDLIMTGVRSFDIKAYDDLYAGYVDLGWKNDVRMDGNIPEFNRSTDNTQNYNFLSGTPSKAYSPFAGATGADGPATGLNGRPFDGARSMPTLATFGHEGRMPPLLGDFRSDAQFPTGFYPAFTNYPIDGNGVTNLGDDAPNINRLRRVFDTWSTDYSVAPAHAVDPTTGTVYGPPFTPPVYPSYPPPYPAPLKGIQIQVRVVDPTNQRIKQVTIRHDFTDRL; from the coding sequence GTGAAACCGACCGCCGTCGACCCTCGCAGACTTCGCCCGAGCCGGCGCGGCATCACGCTCGTCGAGATGCTCGTGACGGTCGCGGTGCTGGTCCTACTGATGACGATCCTCGTGCAGATCTTCCAGGCCGCGACCGGCTCGCTCTCGTCCGCCCAGAGCTATCAGGAGCTGGACAACTCGCTGCGGCGGCTCGACGCGATGGTCCGGTCCGACCTCAACGGGGTGACCGCCCGGCTCACCCCCCCGTTGAATCCCAAGGACGGCTTGGGCTATCTCGAGTACGGCGAGAATGCGTTCGCCGACATCCAGGGCGAAGACTCGGACGACTACATCCGGTTCACGGCCAAGGCGCCTGCCGGCCGGCCGTTCCGCGGGCGGGTGCTTCTGAAGCCTCCCGTCAACTCTAGCACCGCTCCCGTCGACGACCCCTCGAATTTGACGAGCGCTCAGTTGAGCCTGTACACCAACAACCAGCCGATCCTGATCACCAGCGATTTCGCGGAGATCATCTACTTCCTCCGCAACGGCAACCTCTACCGCCGGGTCCTGCTGATCGCGCCGGAGCGGCAGAGCTCGATCGTCCAGATGACTGGCAACACGATGTTGAAGGCTCAGACCGGCTGGGCCAAGAACGTCGTGTTCACACCCGGCGCCTTCGGCGGTAATGCGCAGGTGAGCTGGCAGGGCGTGAACGACCTCTCGGCCCGGCCGGGGTCGTCGGGTCCCATCGGCGGTGCGTTCTCGCACATCGTGCTTAACTCCTTGGGCGACCTGACCAACCGGGAGAACCGGGCCTTCTCCCCACGGTTCAGCGACGACTACATCAACAACGCCACGCTCGCGGCGGGCCCTGACGGGATCGCCGACGACTCCAATGAAGACGGCGTGCCCGACTTCTATCCGACCCTCTACACCGACTCGACCGGGGCTTTCACGACCGCTCTCGCCCCTCTCAAGCTGATTTTCGCCCCCAATTACGCCATGCCGACAGGAGGCCACTTCTCCTCGATGGCCTTCCCGTACATCTTCCCGGGCGCCTACACGCAGCCCGAGACCGACAGCTCCTTCCCGAAGGTCGGCTGGATCCACTCGCCGACGCCCGACCAGAACATCAACAGGTTCAGCAATGGCTCGGCCAGCGCGCTGCTCTACCTCCAGCGGCTCAACCACAACCCGCTGGACCTCGGCGACAACCTCTATCGACCGGTCGCCGCCGAAGGCACGTTCCAGACCTGGTGGGGCTTCCCGACCTCGCGCGAGACCCTCTCGTTCGGCTGGCTCGACCCGACGTGGCAGCTCAACCTGAACAGCGGCGCGCAGGCGCCGGGGCTCAATCCGAGAGCCCCCACCAACCTCAACGGGGGCATGCTCAAGGTCGTCGACGACGTCGAGCTGCTGCCGCCGATGACGGGAATGATGGCTGCTCTGCCCACTCCCGTGCCCGTGCGGCTCAACCCGCAGTTGTACTCCGACGACTTCGGCACCGCCAGCGTGATCACCACCAACTACGGCACGGTGGATGCGGCCGGCACAATCTCGCTCTGGCCCTACGTCGGCGAGGACGACCTGATCATGACCGGCGTGCGGAGCTTCGACATCAAGGCGTACGACGACCTTTATGCCGGCTACGTCGACCTGGGATGGAAGAACGACGTCCGCATGGACGGCAACATCCCCGAGTTCAATCGCAGTACCGACAACACACAGAACTACAATTTCCTCTCGGGTACCCCGAGCAAAGCCTACTCACCGTTCGCCGGCGCGACGGGCGCCGACGGGCCGGCGACGGGTCTGAACGGCCGGCCGTTCGACGGGGCCCGGTCGATGCCGACGTTGGCGACGTTCGGCCATGAGGGGCGGATGCCGCCGCTTCTCGGCGACTTCCGGTCCGACGCCCAGTTTCCCACGGGGTTCTACCCGGCCTTCACGAATTATCCGATCGACGGCAACGGCGTCACCAACCTCGGCGACGACGCCCCGAACATCAACCGGCTTCGCCGCGTCTTCGACACCTGGTCGACCGACTACTCCGTGGCACCCGCGCACGCGGTCGACCCGACGACCGGCACGGTCTACGGACCGCCGTTCACGCCGCCGGTTTATCCGTCGTATCCGCCGCCGTATCCCGCGCCGTTGAAGGGGATTCAGATCCAGGTCCGGGTCGTCGACCCGACGAATCAGCGCATCAAACAGGTAACCATCCGGCACGATTTCACCGACCGTCTCTGA